A single region of the Desulfonatronovibrio hydrogenovorans DSM 9292 genome encodes:
- a CDS encoding sugar phosphate isomerase/epimerase family protein — MTGFFVNLPLTYFDKFPEYSEYFLESRICPELGLDADCIDSWEKQDNSKRLDFFKSKDLRVAFHLPFLDLKPGSLDSFICGASARRLVMAAEQAARYSPDHMIVHSGYQPGVYDDDYSRWLDNSVSTWEKVLDAAGDVPVYLENVHEQDPTHIKDVLTELGGRMGFCLDLGHWFSFGRGKKDQDLNIWLQTLAPYLKHLHLHDNDGSFDQHLGMGAGEIPFVELFAGLEFMDISPTFTLEPHTTQDFFQSLDFMISHQYWFTLLGLKKKDFENLKGMPGLG; from the coding sequence ATGACAGGTTTTTTTGTTAATCTCCCGCTGACCTATTTTGACAAGTTTCCTGAATACTCGGAGTATTTCCTGGAGAGCCGGATCTGTCCGGAGCTGGGTCTGGATGCGGACTGCATTGATTCCTGGGAGAAACAGGATAACTCTAAAAGGCTTGATTTTTTTAAGTCCAAGGACCTGAGGGTCGCTTTTCACTTGCCTTTTCTGGATCTGAAGCCGGGAAGCCTGGACAGTTTCATCTGCGGGGCAAGCGCCAGAAGGCTGGTCATGGCTGCTGAGCAGGCAGCCCGGTACAGCCCTGACCATATGATAGTCCATTCAGGCTACCAGCCGGGAGTGTATGATGATGATTATTCCAGATGGCTGGACAATTCAGTATCCACCTGGGAAAAAGTCCTGGATGCGGCTGGTGATGTCCCGGTTTATCTGGAAAATGTTCATGAACAGGACCCCACCCATATCAAGGATGTCCTGACTGAGCTGGGCGGCAGAATGGGTTTTTGCCTTGATTTGGGACATTGGTTCAGCTTTGGCAGGGGCAAGAAGGATCAGGACCTCAACATCTGGCTTCAGACCCTGGCCCCTTATCTGAAACACCTCCACCTTCACGACAATGACGGTTCCTTTGATCAGCACCTGGGCATGGGTGCCGGGGAGATCCCTTTTGTGGAGCTCTTTGCCGGTCTGGAGTTTATGGATATATCCCCCACCTTTACCCTGGAGCCCCACACCACCCAGGATTTTTTCCAGTCGCTGGATTTTATGATCAGCCATCAATACTGGTTCACCCTGCTGGGACTGAAGAAAAAAGATTTTGAGAATCTTAAAGGGATGCCCGGTTTGGGCTGA
- a CDS encoding RluA family pseudouridine synthase: MALRVEHCRVTPQESGQKLLSYLKRKMGRDFPDPGLMRLIRTGQVRINKRRCKPFDRVLAGDIIRIPPHTNSEPALPAPGGPVDIHFSHPDFLVLNKPGNLPVHSGTGHSDSLVARVRQAFSDQSFPPTPAHRLDKATTGLVLFARSFQWLEYIHSIWTTADMHKTYLAWVRGVVDGGWTRMEDNLTRTAHRVKPDTHGKEARSKFRPIVQRRKMTLLAISLQTGRTHQIRVQLAQRGMPVMGDVRYGGPRNQEGVMYLHCFHLAWPGHEFRLPPGWTGRFGTSGIKEISPNRASL, translated from the coding sequence ATGGCATTAAGAGTAGAGCATTGCCGGGTAACCCCCCAGGAGTCCGGACAGAAGCTCCTCTCCTACCTCAAAAGAAAAATGGGCCGGGACTTTCCAGATCCCGGCCTGATGCGTTTGATCCGGACCGGCCAGGTCCGGATCAATAAACGCCGCTGCAAACCCTTTGACCGGGTCCTGGCCGGCGATATCATCCGTATTCCTCCCCACACCAATTCTGAACCGGCTTTGCCCGCCCCTGGCGGTCCAGTGGATATCCACTTTTCCCACCCGGATTTTCTGGTCTTAAACAAACCCGGTAATCTTCCTGTCCATTCAGGCACAGGTCACTCAGACAGCCTGGTGGCCAGGGTCCGCCAGGCCTTTTCTGACCAAAGCTTTCCGCCAACCCCGGCCCACCGCCTGGACAAGGCCACCACTGGCCTGGTTCTTTTTGCCAGGTCATTTCAGTGGCTTGAGTACATCCACTCCATCTGGACCACTGCTGACATGCACAAGACTTATCTGGCCTGGGTCAGAGGGGTGGTGGATGGAGGATGGACCAGAATGGAGGACAACCTGACCCGGACAGCCCACCGGGTAAAACCGGACACTCATGGAAAAGAGGCCAGGTCAAAGTTCAGACCCATTGTCCAGCGCAGAAAAATGACCCTTCTGGCCATCTCTCTGCAAACAGGACGGACTCATCAGATCAGAGTGCAGCTTGCCCAGAGGGGCATGCCGGTCATGGGCGATGTCCGCTACGGCGGACCCAGGAACCAGGAAGGGGTGATGTATCTGCACTGCTTTCACCTGGCCTGGCCCGGGCATGAATTCAGGCTTCCTCCGGGGTGGACAGGCAGGTTCGGTACCAGCGGGATAAAAGAAATCAGCCCAAACCGGGCATCCCTTTAA
- a CDS encoding VCBS repeat-containing protein: MRFKPLLFFITFLLFLCPQAKAQSTKTFAVLPFEVHGPQEYQYLSQGIQSMLSSRLTRAGQTSSIPPGEVNRRVTQLPESTDQARDIRSELGADFLVYGTVTVMDRETSLDVYTIAADRSFDPVLKQPSLAALIPSLEQVAADLLTQAVPGSAPAPETEQVIQQEVTAAQAPTGADVFVSPHFRFEDDPYAAGRWRSQTLSFASVGIALGKSAQDNGQTIFILGDRAVHAYRLDQGRMLPVATYEAPLTYQCLNINTYDLNRDGNDEIIVSAVQDERARTFILSFEDNQFKTLYERIPFFMNVVNLPPNYRPALVGQRLATGTRLFNPGSVQEVMMTSQGPELGPGLSLPPNANIFNFAYLPEGDSHLVVIAENDVLKVYSAGHNLRYTTSDEYAGSGLGLEVYGTMPGLARGSDHDPDYYYIPTRLLPYRFAGGTRYHLLAHKHHAGLSRIFARYRNFPEGEIRALFWDDIGLNVHWNTRKIRASIVDFGIYDFDGDGQKELVVLLNTHPGITGLQDKSTIVLAYKMDQAGMGGTN; this comes from the coding sequence ATGCGCTTTAAACCACTTTTGTTTTTCATTACTTTTCTGCTTTTCCTGTGCCCCCAGGCCAAGGCCCAATCCACCAAGACCTTTGCGGTCCTCCCTTTTGAGGTCCATGGCCCCCAGGAATATCAGTATCTGTCCCAGGGGATCCAGTCCATGCTCAGCTCCAGGCTGACCAGGGCCGGTCAGACTTCTTCCATTCCTCCCGGAGAGGTGAACCGCAGGGTCACCCAGTTGCCCGAGTCCACTGATCAGGCCCGGGACATCCGCTCCGAACTGGGAGCGGACTTTCTGGTCTACGGCACTGTCACGGTCATGGACCGGGAGACCAGCCTGGATGTATATACTATTGCAGCGGACAGGTCCTTTGACCCGGTTCTCAAACAGCCTTCCCTTGCAGCCCTGATTCCTTCCCTGGAACAGGTGGCTGCCGATCTCCTGACCCAGGCTGTTCCCGGGAGTGCGCCAGCCCCTGAAACTGAGCAGGTGATTCAACAGGAAGTGACTGCTGCCCAGGCCCCAACAGGGGCAGATGTTTTTGTCAGTCCCCACTTCAGGTTTGAGGACGATCCTTACGCAGCCGGCAGGTGGCGCAGTCAGACCCTTTCCTTTGCCAGCGTAGGCATAGCCCTGGGCAAGTCAGCTCAGGACAACGGACAGACCATTTTCATCCTGGGCGACCGAGCGGTTCACGCCTATCGGCTGGACCAGGGCCGGATGCTGCCGGTGGCAACCTATGAAGCCCCCCTCACTTACCAGTGCCTGAACATCAATACCTATGACCTCAACCGGGACGGCAACGATGAGATAATCGTCTCTGCGGTGCAGGATGAACGGGCCAGGACCTTTATCCTCAGCTTTGAAGACAATCAGTTCAAGACCCTTTATGAACGGATTCCTTTTTTCATGAATGTGGTCAACCTTCCCCCTAACTACAGACCAGCCCTGGTCGGTCAGAGGCTGGCCACAGGAACCAGGCTGTTCAATCCCGGTTCAGTCCAGGAAGTGATGATGACCAGCCAGGGTCCTGAGCTGGGTCCGGGTCTGTCCCTGCCGCCCAATGCCAACATCTTCAACTTCGCCTATCTGCCCGAAGGTGACAGCCACCTGGTGGTGATAGCTGAAAACGACGTCCTCAAGGTCTACTCTGCCGGCCATAATCTGCGTTACACAACCTCTGACGAGTACGCAGGCTCAGGTCTTGGCCTGGAAGTTTACGGAACCATGCCCGGCCTGGCCAGGGGCAGCGATCACGACCCGGACTATTACTATATCCCCACCAGACTTTTGCCCTACCGGTTCGCTGGAGGCACCAGATACCATCTTCTGGCTCACAAACATCATGCCGGCCTGTCCAGAATATTCGCCCGATACCGGAACTTTCCCGAAGGCGAGATCAGGGCTCTGTTCTGGGATGATATTGGACTCAACGTCCACTGGAACACCAGAAAAATCAGGGCCAGCATCGTTGACTTTGGAATATACGACTTTGACGGAGACGGGCAAAAAGAACTGGTGGTTCTGCTGAACACCCACCCCGGTATAACCGGGCTTCAGGACAAAAGCACCATTGTCCTGGCCTATAAAATGGACCAGGCAGGAATGGGAGGGACCAACTGA
- a CDS encoding RsmB/NOP family class I SAM-dependent RNA methyltransferase, translating to MMEQTIPSSVTRFFRLNCSQQDQELVLSLVQEEGFEFQGIPGRQDIKTLKTSPFSMGNSLANYFGYIYIQDISSMLPVMLLAPDAGSTVLDLCASPGSKTSQLANLVGPGGLIVANEPNPSRLATLRSNLRRLNLVNVITSGYQGQDFPCSKASFDYILLDAPCSGWGTVLKNPRVLDIWTQDRLGALKALQKSLITSASRLLAPGGRLVYSTCTTNEQENEEQVLLALDDLPLKAVDQEVPFSGSALGLEVQRTGPGMIRVRGSRTGGQDFFMALLTSDRSSGSCSDQVPQQALSRQPVAFDLDMRHPGSGNFYDFSGNVYFVPDRAWSFIKAGLKVQGTHVGRKKGKGYALSPRMRIFLPSDGIKTGFCTSDPGLVRRLINGQSQAVSGSVQGGLQGFYWNGLGLGWLKIKGRRLLWSDR from the coding sequence ATGATGGAACAAACCATTCCAAGCAGTGTAACCCGTTTTTTCAGGCTGAACTGTTCCCAGCAGGACCAGGAACTGGTCCTGTCCCTGGTTCAGGAGGAAGGGTTCGAGTTTCAAGGGATTCCAGGGCGCCAGGACATAAAGACTCTCAAGACCAGCCCTTTTTCCATGGGCAACAGCCTGGCCAACTATTTCGGATATATTTATATCCAGGATATTTCATCCATGCTGCCGGTGATGCTCCTGGCTCCGGATGCTGGTTCCACTGTGCTGGATCTCTGTGCCAGCCCCGGGAGCAAAACCAGCCAGCTGGCAAACCTTGTCGGCCCTGGAGGCCTGATTGTGGCCAATGAACCCAATCCGTCCAGGCTGGCCACTTTACGGTCCAATCTCAGGCGGCTCAACCTGGTGAATGTGATTACTTCAGGCTATCAGGGTCAGGACTTTCCTTGCAGCAAAGCAAGTTTTGACTATATTCTTCTGGATGCCCCGTGCAGCGGGTGGGGCACGGTTCTGAAGAATCCAAGGGTGCTGGACATCTGGACCCAGGACAGGCTGGGGGCATTAAAGGCTCTTCAGAAGTCCCTTATAACGTCTGCCTCCCGGCTTCTGGCTCCGGGCGGAAGACTGGTCTACTCAACCTGCACCACCAATGAGCAGGAAAATGAAGAACAGGTTCTCCTGGCGCTGGATGACCTGCCCCTGAAGGCGGTGGACCAGGAGGTCCCGTTTTCAGGTTCAGCCCTGGGACTGGAGGTCCAGAGGACCGGTCCGGGCATGATCAGGGTCAGGGGAAGCCGGACCGGGGGACAGGATTTTTTTATGGCCCTTCTTACTTCGGACAGAAGTTCCGGATCCTGTTCAGACCAGGTCCCCCAGCAGGCCCTGTCCCGGCAGCCGGTTGCTTTTGATCTGGATATGCGGCACCCTGGCTCTGGAAATTTTTACGATTTTTCAGGCAATGTCTATTTTGTCCCGGACCGGGCCTGGTCTTTTATCAAGGCCGGCTTGAAGGTGCAGGGCACCCACGTGGGCAGGAAAAAGGGCAAGGGTTATGCCCTGTCTCCCAGAATGAGGATATTTCTCCCCTCAGATGGGATAAAAACCGGTTTCTGTACTTCTGACCCCGGTCTGGTAAGAAGGCTGATCAACGGGCAGAGCCAGGCTGTGTCCGGCTCTGTTCAGGGTGGCCTTCAGGGATTTTACTGGAACGGGCTGGGGCTTGGATGGCTGAAGATTAAAGGACGCCGGCTGCTGTGGTCGGACAGATGA
- a CDS encoding class I fructose-bisphosphate aldolase: MMGFKRRLGRFFDHQCNRTMILPMDHGVSDGLVAGLDDMPGLIRQLAETRVRGVVLHKGMALELGGLLRPDQNLVVHLSAGTKHGLPSYGKTLVCSIQEALRLGADAVSVHINIGNDLEDRMLSDLGMVVDEAHQLGLPVMAMIYARGGQIINELDPHLIAHCLRLGAEVGADLVKVPFSPEQKIFSRALKSCPVPVVVAGGPKQDDFQGFLAMIRSAMDCGAAGISIGRNIFQHPRPMEALDQLWNTISGQGCNEAGTG; encoded by the coding sequence ATGATGGGATTTAAACGCAGGCTGGGCCGTTTTTTTGACCACCAGTGCAACAGGACCATGATTCTGCCCATGGATCACGGGGTCAGTGACGGCCTGGTTGCTGGACTTGACGATATGCCCGGGCTGATAAGACAGCTTGCAGAGACCAGGGTCCGGGGTGTTGTTCTGCACAAGGGCATGGCCTTGGAGCTTGGCGGACTGTTGAGGCCGGACCAGAACCTGGTGGTCCATCTGTCAGCCGGAACCAAACACGGTCTTCCTTCCTACGGCAAGACCCTGGTCTGTTCCATCCAGGAGGCCCTGCGTCTGGGAGCGGATGCTGTGTCAGTGCATATCAATATAGGCAATGATCTTGAGGACCGGATGCTTTCAGATCTGGGTATGGTAGTGGATGAGGCCCACCAGCTTGGATTGCCGGTTATGGCCATGATTTATGCCAGGGGCGGTCAGATAATCAATGAGCTTGATCCGCATCTCATAGCCCATTGTCTGCGCCTGGGAGCCGAGGTAGGGGCAGACCTGGTCAAGGTTCCCTTCAGTCCTGAGCAGAAGATCTTTTCCAGGGCCCTGAAGTCCTGCCCTGTTCCGGTAGTAGTGGCTGGAGGTCCAAAACAGGATGACTTCCAGGGATTTCTGGCCATGATCAGGTCTGCCATGGACTGCGGAGCTGCAGGAATTAGTATTGGCAGAAATATATTTCAGCATCCCAGGCCCATGGAAGCCCTGGATCAACTCTGGAATACCATTTCAGGACAGGGATGTAATGAAGCTGGGACCGGGTGA
- a CDS encoding molybdopterin molybdotransferase MoeA has product MQDFFDALKLGEFFSIIRQTPLLESQRVDLELAGSRLAAEDVYSPEDLPGSHRSAMDGYAVLARDTFGAGESNPVYLEKIVDLAIEDVPEIELESGQCVGIVTGGTLPPGADSVVMVEHVHEMGQGTVEIRRPVAPWENVMLKGEDVGKGELILRQGQVITGPRTGLLAALGIGRVQVYKRPEVGIISTGDELVEINQDPGPGRIRDVNTHALVQMVREAGCPARTYGIVPDARDSLAKVLARAMEDNDIVLVSGGSSVGNRDFTIKAMSDLDGIEILAHGLALSPGKPTIFGRLNSKCIWGLPGQVTSAQVVMLVLVLPFLRHLQGDPDPFTWDEKFMIRAALSRNLASKYGRADYVRVKLESREQGVIAVPVTGKSGLLKTMLGADGLIRIPENCEGLSQGDQVMVRLI; this is encoded by the coding sequence ATGCAGGATTTTTTTGATGCCTTAAAGCTGGGTGAATTTTTTTCCATCATCCGCCAGACTCCTCTTCTTGAGTCCCAAAGGGTGGATCTTGAACTGGCCGGATCAAGGCTGGCGGCTGAGGATGTTTATTCACCTGAAGATCTGCCCGGAAGCCACAGATCGGCCATGGACGGATACGCTGTTCTGGCCAGGGACACCTTCGGGGCTGGCGAGTCCAATCCGGTCTACCTGGAAAAAATTGTTGACCTGGCCATTGAGGATGTCCCTGAAATCGAGCTGGAGTCCGGGCAATGTGTTGGGATCGTCACTGGCGGGACCCTTCCCCCAGGGGCTGACAGCGTAGTCATGGTGGAGCATGTCCATGAAATGGGCCAGGGTACAGTTGAAATCAGGAGACCTGTGGCACCCTGGGAAAATGTCATGCTCAAGGGGGAGGACGTTGGTAAAGGGGAACTGATCCTCAGACAGGGGCAGGTCATAACCGGGCCAAGGACCGGGCTGCTGGCTGCTTTGGGGATTGGAAGGGTTCAGGTTTATAAAAGACCTGAGGTGGGAATAATTTCCACTGGCGATGAGCTGGTGGAGATAAACCAGGATCCTGGCCCTGGCCGGATAAGGGATGTAAACACCCATGCCCTGGTCCAGATGGTCAGGGAGGCTGGTTGTCCGGCCCGGACATACGGCATAGTGCCTGATGCCAGGGACTCCCTGGCTAAAGTTCTGGCCAGGGCCATGGAGGATAATGATATTGTCCTTGTTTCCGGAGGAAGTTCGGTCGGCAACAGGGACTTCACCATCAAGGCCATGTCCGACTTGGACGGAATTGAGATCCTGGCCCACGGCCTGGCCCTGAGTCCGGGAAAACCCACCATATTCGGCCGGTTGAACAGCAAATGTATCTGGGGATTGCCCGGCCAGGTCACCTCTGCCCAGGTGGTCATGCTGGTCCTGGTGCTTCCTTTTCTCAGGCATCTTCAGGGAGATCCGGATCCATTTACTTGGGATGAAAAATTCATGATCCGGGCAGCCCTGTCCAGGAATCTGGCCTCTAAATACGGACGGGCTGATTATGTCCGGGTCAAGCTGGAAAGCAGAGAGCAGGGGGTGATAGCAGTCCCTGTAACCGGCAAGTCAGGTCTTCTGAAGACCATGCTTGGGGCTGACGGGTTGATCAGGATACCTGAAAACTGCGAAGGACTGTCCCAGGGCGACCAGGTCATGGTCAGGCTGATATGA
- a CDS encoding class I SAM-dependent methyltransferase yields the protein MFHWEKHAQEYDAWFSTHPGKFALEQEKRLVQHLVSSWPRRKQSLLDIGCGTGAFLELFWESGFDVYGIDASPGMLARAREKMGNRADLHLGKAQHLPFDDNEFDFSAIITLLEFCHEPEKVIREAARVTKKGILLCFLNKKSLYCLGKKMTTRNNTGFFKQARLFSVKEVKKLLFDVLGPRVISARSVLPGPESTWTCPWPLKMVNRLFLPAGIGAFSGMRVDLIERTPLKTPLMAVKKEAGAS from the coding sequence ATGTTTCACTGGGAAAAACACGCTCAGGAGTACGATGCCTGGTTTTCCACCCATCCAGGAAAATTCGCCCTGGAACAGGAAAAAAGACTTGTTCAGCATCTGGTTTCATCCTGGCCCAGGCGCAAGCAGAGTCTTCTGGACATAGGCTGCGGTACCGGAGCCTTTCTGGAGCTGTTCTGGGAGTCAGGTTTTGATGTCTATGGTATTGATGCCTCCCCTGGAATGCTGGCCAGGGCCAGGGAGAAGATGGGCAACCGGGCGGACCTCCACCTGGGTAAGGCCCAGCACCTGCCTTTTGATGACAATGAGTTTGATTTTTCCGCCATCATCACCTTGCTGGAGTTTTGTCATGAACCGGAAAAGGTCATCAGAGAAGCGGCCAGGGTGACCAAAAAGGGCATCCTGCTCTGCTTTCTCAACAAAAAATCCCTGTATTGTCTGGGCAAAAAAATGACCACCCGCAACAATACAGGGTTTTTTAAACAGGCCAGGCTGTTTTCAGTCAAGGAAGTAAAAAAACTGCTCTTTGATGTGCTGGGACCCAGGGTGATATCCGCAAGATCGGTCCTTCCCGGGCCTGAGTCCACCTGGACCTGCCCCTGGCCTCTGAAGATGGTCAACAGGCTCTTCCTCCCTGCCGGGATAGGGGCTTTTTCCGGCATGCGCGTGGACCTGATTGAAAGGACCCCTTTGAAGACCCCACTGATGGCCGTGAAGAAAGAGGCCGGAGCCAGTTAA
- the ilvD gene encoding dihydroxy-acid dehydratase, translating to MRSHKMTKGLEKSPHRSLMHALGLTREEINRPLIGVVNSANEIVPGHINLDKISAAVKAGVRMAGGTPLEFSTIGVCDGLAMNHQGMRFSLPSRELIADSIEIMATAHPFDGLVLIPNCDKVVPGMLMAMLRINVPALVISGGPMLAGEFRGEKVDLISVFEAVGKVRSGQMDPEDLAELEENACPGCGSCSGMFTANSMNCLSEAIGLALPGNGTIPAVTSARIRLAKTAGMRVMDLVKKDIKPRDIINPKSVANAVAVDMALGCSTNTVLHLPAIFAEAGLDLNLDIFDVMSKKTPNLCRLSPAGTHHLQDLHRAGGIPAIVSELAKEEIFDLNAVTVTGRSWGENLEQLKAGVKDYQVIRPINDPYSREGGIAILKGNLAPQGAVVKQSAVAPEMMVRSGPARVFENEEDAVQAILSGQINKGDVIVIRNEGPKGGPGMREMLTPTSAIAGMGLDRHVALITDGRFSGGTRGAAIGHVSPEAAEGGMIALVREGDEINIDIFKGDLNLNVPDDEIEKRKKEFKPRDQKIDSPFLRRYSRQAGSAANGAAYRS from the coding sequence ATGCGAAGCCACAAAATGACCAAGGGACTGGAAAAATCTCCCCACCGATCTCTTATGCACGCTCTGGGCTTGACCCGCGAAGAAATTAACAGGCCCCTGATCGGGGTGGTCAATTCAGCCAATGAAATTGTGCCCGGGCACATAAATCTTGATAAGATATCAGCTGCAGTCAAGGCCGGAGTAAGAATGGCCGGTGGAACACCTCTGGAGTTTTCAACCATTGGAGTCTGTGACGGTCTGGCCATGAATCACCAGGGGATGCGCTTCAGCCTGCCCAGCCGGGAACTCATTGCTGACTCCATTGAAATCATGGCTACAGCTCACCCCTTTGACGGCCTGGTATTAATACCCAACTGCGACAAGGTAGTCCCGGGAATGCTCATGGCCATGCTCAGGATCAACGTGCCGGCCCTGGTCATCAGCGGCGGGCCCATGCTTGCCGGTGAATTCAGAGGGGAAAAGGTGGACCTGATATCGGTTTTCGAAGCCGTGGGAAAGGTCAGAAGCGGACAGATGGACCCTGAAGACCTGGCTGAGCTGGAAGAAAACGCCTGTCCGGGATGCGGATCATGTTCAGGCATGTTCACTGCAAATTCCATGAACTGCCTTTCTGAAGCCATTGGCCTGGCTCTGCCTGGAAACGGAACCATCCCGGCTGTAACCAGTGCCAGGATCCGTCTGGCCAAAACTGCAGGTATGCGGGTCATGGATCTGGTAAAAAAAGACATCAAACCCAGGGACATCATTAATCCCAAAAGTGTTGCCAATGCTGTGGCCGTGGATATGGCCCTGGGCTGTTCCACCAATACTGTCCTCCATCTTCCGGCCATTTTTGCCGAGGCTGGTCTGGACCTGAACCTGGACATATTCGACGTCATGAGCAAGAAAACCCCGAACCTGTGCAGACTCTCTCCTGCCGGGACCCACCACCTCCAGGACCTGCACAGGGCCGGCGGCATTCCAGCCATAGTGTCCGAACTGGCCAAAGAAGAAATCTTTGACCTAAACGCTGTAACAGTCACTGGCCGGTCCTGGGGTGAAAACCTGGAGCAGCTCAAGGCCGGGGTCAAAGACTATCAGGTCATCAGGCCTATTAATGACCCTTACAGCAGGGAGGGTGGCATAGCCATCCTCAAGGGCAACCTTGCTCCCCAGGGTGCTGTGGTCAAACAATCGGCCGTGGCCCCGGAAATGATGGTCCGGTCCGGTCCGGCCAGGGTGTTTGAAAACGAGGAAGACGCTGTGCAGGCCATCCTGTCCGGTCAGATCAACAAGGGAGACGTAATTGTCATCCGCAATGAAGGCCCAAAAGGGGGACCTGGCATGAGGGAGATGCTCACTCCCACCTCGGCCATTGCCGGCATGGGCCTGGACAGGCATGTTGCTCTCATCACTGACGGCCGGTTCAGCGGAGGGACCAGGGGCGCGGCCATCGGGCATGTTTCCCCTGAGGCTGCTGAAGGAGGAATGATCGCCCTGGTCAGGGAGGGTGATGAGATCAATATCGACATCTTTAAGGGCGACCTGAACCTTAATGTTCCTGACGATGAAATAGAAAAGAGAAAAAAAGAGTTCAAGCCCCGTGATCAGAAGATCGACTCACCCTTTTTGCGGCGGTACAGCCGGCAGGCCGGATCTGCCGCCAACGGGGCAGCCTACAGATCATAG
- the tsaD gene encoding tRNA (adenosine(37)-N6)-threonylcarbamoyltransferase complex transferase subunit TsaD, which translates to MLCLGIETSCDETSLALVRDNILVDQVTFSQVDIHSVFGGVVPEMASREHLNRVGVLYNELLDRTRTDPQEIQAIAVTRGPGLLGCLLVGLGFAKGLCLALDIPLVGVNHLHAHLMAPGLEGKIKFPALGLLVSGGHTSIYLINSPLDFQLLGKTLDDAAGEAFDKAAKTLNIPYPGGAHIDRFAGFAEPDQKMFPRPYLDNTNLDFSFSGIKTAVVYHVRDNPRLVLADPEMVDQDFIPPPELATVCASFNWAVAGALKVKLARALARYKVQSVVLAGGVAANTMIRKTLTDLVREQGLEMVMPSLSLCTDNAAMVAWHGSLLIRNGYFHPLDLEAIPRGRKIPMDYHRVN; encoded by the coding sequence ATGCTTTGTCTTGGAATTGAAACATCCTGCGATGAAACTTCCCTGGCCCTGGTCCGGGACAACATCCTTGTGGATCAGGTCACCTTTTCCCAGGTGGATATCCATTCAGTTTTCGGCGGAGTTGTGCCGGAAATGGCTTCCAGAGAACATCTGAACAGAGTGGGCGTGCTTTATAATGAGCTTCTGGACCGGACCAGGACCGACCCTCAAGAGATCCAGGCCATTGCCGTAACCAGGGGGCCTGGACTGCTGGGGTGCCTTCTGGTGGGACTGGGTTTTGCCAAAGGTCTCTGTCTGGCCCTGGACATCCCCCTGGTGGGAGTGAATCATCTTCATGCCCACCTCATGGCCCCGGGCCTGGAAGGGAAGATAAAGTTTCCAGCCCTGGGCCTTCTGGTGTCCGGAGGACATACCAGTATCTACCTCATCAATTCTCCCCTGGATTTCCAGCTGTTGGGCAAAACACTGGACGATGCAGCTGGTGAGGCCTTTGACAAGGCAGCCAAGACCCTGAATATCCCCTATCCCGGAGGAGCCCATATTGACCGGTTCGCCGGATTTGCCGAGCCTGATCAGAAGATGTTTCCCCGCCCCTATCTGGACAATACCAACCTGGACTTCAGCTTCAGCGGCATCAAGACAGCCGTGGTCTACCATGTACGGGACAATCCCCGCCTGGTGCTGGCCGACCCGGAAATGGTGGACCAGGACTTTATCCCGCCTCCTGAACTGGCCACGGTCTGTGCATCCTTTAACTGGGCAGTGGCCGGGGCTCTAAAGGTCAAGCTGGCCAGGGCCCTGGCCAGGTACAAGGTCCAGAGCGTTGTTCTGGCCGGGGGGGTGGCGGCCAATACCATGATCAGAAAGACCCTGACTGACCTGGTCCGGGAACAGGGCCTTGAAATGGTCATGCCCAGCCTGTCCCTCTGCACTGACAATGCAGCCATGGTGGCCTGGCATGGAAGTTTACTGATCAGAAACGGATATTTTCATCCCCTGGACCTTGAGGCCATCCCCAGGGGCAGGAAGATTCCCATGGACTACCACCGGGTGAACTGA